In one Chloroflexota bacterium genomic region, the following are encoded:
- a CDS encoding YwiC-like family protein — translation MESRKNNVRVNFPREHGAWAMFLVPLCVGIAAGKTINVATILFALTAFGFFLLRYPLMLTFRSRDASVRRAAIRWSIIYAAITGIGGVALFVMTQLWLLLPFAALGALTLAIYLWLASRRAEMSLAGEWLGIAGLALGAPGAYLVATRALDETALALYILNALYFGGTIFYVKFKVREQPRAVAPNAPWRVRLWAGRQTILYHALAFALIGACTVVGWVPALALAAFAPAMCKMLGGVLNRPARINLKHLGFIELGLSGAFALIVLVAYW, via the coding sequence ATGGAATCTCGAAAAAATAATGTGCGCGTGAATTTCCCGCGGGAGCATGGCGCGTGGGCGATGTTTCTGGTGCCGTTGTGCGTTGGCATCGCGGCGGGCAAAACGATAAACGTCGCGACAATCTTGTTCGCGCTCACCGCGTTCGGCTTTTTTCTTCTGCGTTATCCGCTCATGCTCACGTTTCGTTCGCGTGATGCGAGTGTGCGGCGCGCGGCGATTCGTTGGAGCATCATCTACGCCGCGATCACCGGCATCGGCGGTGTTGCATTGTTCGTGATGACGCAACTCTGGTTGTTGCTTCCGTTCGCCGCGCTCGGCGCGCTTACGCTCGCGATATACCTGTGGCTGGCGTCGCGCCGCGCAGAGATGAGTCTCGCCGGCGAGTGGCTTGGCATCGCGGGTCTGGCGCTCGGCGCGCCGGGCGCGTATCTCGTCGCGACGCGCGCGCTGGACGAGACCGCGCTCGCGTTGTACATTCTGAACGCGCTCTACTTTGGCGGCACGATTTTCTACGTCAAGTTCAAAGTGCGCGAACAACCGCGCGCCGTCGCGCCGAACGCGCCTTGGCGCGTGCGGTTGTGGGCGGGACGCCAAACGATTTTGTACCACGCGCTCGCGTTTGCGCTCATCGGCGCGTGTACAGTAGTCGGATGGGTGCCCGCGCTTGCGCTCGCCGCGTTTGCGCCGGCGATGTGTAAAATGCTGGGCGGCGTGCTGAATCGCCCTGCGCGCATCAATCTCAAACATCTGGGATTCATCGAACTGGGTTTGAGTGGCGCATTCGCGTTGATCGTACTGGTCGCGTACTGGTAG
- the glpX gene encoding class II fructose-bisphosphatase: MAIPERNLALELVRTTEAAALAAARWMGRGNKNSADQAAVDAMRLMLDTVEIDGVVVIGEGEKDHAPMLYNGERVGAAVTTREAAVPVPAVDIAVDPIDGTRLLSLGLPNALSVVAIAERGTMFAPGHLVYMDKLAVGAAARGKVDINAPVKHNLEAIARAKSKLVSDLTVVVLDRPRNQKYVDEARAFGARLKLITDGDVAAALSTALEGTGVDVLFGIGGSPEAVISACAMKCLGGEIQCRLWARDDAERDYAKQMHYSLETPLLNDDLVRSDNVYFSVTGITDGELVRGVHYVSGGATTESLGVRSRSGTVRRILATHRWEKLNQISQIEYSGS; encoded by the coding sequence ATGGCAATTCCCGAACGCAATCTGGCGCTTGAACTTGTACGCACGACCGAAGCCGCGGCGCTTGCCGCCGCGCGATGGATGGGACGCGGCAACAAGAATAGCGCCGACCAAGCCGCCGTGGACGCGATGCGCTTGATGCTCGACACCGTTGAGATTGACGGTGTGGTCGTGATTGGCGAAGGCGAAAAGGATCACGCGCCGATGCTGTACAATGGCGAACGCGTCGGCGCGGCAGTGACCACGCGCGAAGCCGCCGTGCCGGTGCCGGCGGTTGACATCGCCGTGGATCCGATTGATGGCACACGTTTGCTTTCGCTTGGTTTGCCGAACGCCTTGTCCGTCGTCGCCATTGCGGAACGCGGCACGATGTTTGCGCCGGGACACCTGGTGTACATGGACAAGCTCGCGGTCGGCGCGGCGGCGCGCGGCAAGGTGGACATTAACGCGCCGGTCAAACACAACCTCGAAGCAATCGCGCGCGCGAAAAGCAAACTCGTCAGCGATCTCACCGTCGTCGTGCTCGACCGCCCACGCAATCAAAAGTACGTGGATGAAGCGCGCGCGTTCGGCGCGCGGCTCAAACTCATCACCGATGGCGATGTTGCCGCGGCGCTCTCGACCGCACTCGAAGGGACGGGCGTGGATGTGTTGTTCGGCATCGGCGGCTCACCCGAAGCGGTGATTAGCGCGTGCGCGATGAAATGTCTCGGCGGCGAGATTCAATGCCGCTTGTGGGCGCGCGATGATGCCGAACGCGATTACGCCAAGCAGATGCATTACTCGCTCGAAACTCCATTGCTGAATGACGACCTCGTGCGCAGCGATAACGTGTACTTTTCCGTGACCGGGATCACCGACGGCGAACTGGTACGCGGCGTGCACTATGTCAGCGGCGGTGCGACGACCGAATCGCTCGGCGTGCGGTCGCGCTCGGGCACCGTGCGCCGCATCCTTGCTACGCATCGCTGGGAAAAACTCAATCAAATTTCACAGATCGAGTACAGCGGCTCGTGA
- a CDS encoding patatin-like phospholipase family protein — protein MKLGVALGGGGAKGLAHLGALRVVESTGARIEYVAGTSAGAIVGALYAAGKSLDEIEAIMRRWTLLQLLAFDRTGMGLFSTDGLRHALEIELGRTTRIEEFQRKFACVAVDLEAQAEVVFDAGMAIDAVCASAAFPGFFAPVKIGERTFIDGGALNPVPCDVARRLGAERVIAIDLSADVPVFTTAGARPLNRDALVTAIVSSAENRKIVRVTARAIGVMSKLIRETRLAQAPPDIIIHPNVQHVGLMDFDMADDCFAAGEASAREQLAQIQRLMTPPTRWQTIKQQWRVRLVRASKRRFQRD, from the coding sequence ATGAAACTGGGAGTGGCGTTAGGCGGTGGTGGCGCGAAAGGACTGGCGCATCTGGGCGCGTTGCGCGTCGTCGAATCCACCGGCGCGCGCATCGAGTACGTCGCCGGGACGAGTGCAGGCGCGATTGTCGGTGCGCTCTATGCCGCCGGCAAATCGCTCGACGAGATCGAAGCGATCATGCGCCGGTGGACGTTGTTGCAGTTGCTCGCGTTCGATCGTACCGGGATGGGCTTGTTCAGCACCGACGGGTTGCGCCACGCGCTCGAAATCGAACTGGGTCGCACGACGCGCATCGAAGAGTTCCAGCGCAAGTTCGCGTGCGTCGCGGTGGATCTGGAAGCCCAAGCAGAAGTCGTGTTCGACGCGGGCATGGCGATTGACGCGGTGTGCGCGAGCGCGGCGTTTCCCGGTTTTTTCGCGCCGGTGAAAATCGGCGAGCGCACGTTCATTGACGGCGGCGCGCTCAACCCGGTGCCGTGCGACGTCGCGCGTCGCCTCGGCGCGGAGCGCGTCATCGCGATTGACCTCTCGGCGGACGTGCCGGTGTTTACGACGGCGGGCGCGCGTCCGCTGAATCGCGATGCGCTCGTGACCGCGATTGTGTCGTCGGCGGAGAATCGCAAGATCGTTCGCGTCACCGCGCGCGCGATTGGCGTGATGAGCAAATTGATTCGTGAGACGCGGCTCGCGCAAGCGCCGCCCGATATCATCATCCACCCGAATGTCCAGCACGTCGGCTTGATGGATTTCGATATGGCGGACGATTGTTTTGCCGCGGGCGAGGCATCCGCGCGCGAACAACTCGCGCAGATTCAAAGGTTGATGACGCCGCCGACGCGTTGGCAAACGATCAAACAGCAATGGCGCGTGCGACTCGTACGCGCGAGCAAGCGGAGATTTCAACGTGACTGA
- a CDS encoding cation diffusion facilitator family transporter: MTETITMQTQQREKGMAAMTSVIAAIFLTSMKLVIGLMTGSLGILAEAAHSALDLAAALITFFAVRVSDRPADEAHPYGHGKVENLSALAETFLLFITCIWIIYEGIQRIFFENVAVDPSVWAFVTMGVSIVIDYSRSRVLYRAAKKYQSQALEADALHFSTDIWSSSVVIVGLALVKLGELIGRGDLLARADAVAALVVAAIVIYVSIALGKRAVDALIDRAPHGLAQKIVDAVARVEGVYHVLQTRVRGSGNHIFVDLRVAVPRYLSFEESHTVTRAVQDAVRAVEAKADVVVHTVPVAEHEGVIERVQTVAARGHFAVHNITTHLTSRGMWIDLDLEVVPNATFEQAHARATELETQLRAEFADVQRAYAIGDINVHIEPRAEVLRMGKELNARQSARYLEQIQTLWREIPHARGCQDIQVQRVDGHVYLALHLLIDAHLTIAEVHAVAEEMENRLRREFPELGRVVVHTEPFLDKL, translated from the coding sequence GTGACTGAAACGATCACCATGCAAACACAGCAGCGCGAAAAAGGAATGGCGGCAATGACCTCGGTCATTGCCGCGATTTTCCTGACCTCGATGAAACTCGTCATCGGCTTGATGACCGGCAGTCTTGGCATTCTCGCCGAAGCCGCGCACTCGGCGCTCGACCTTGCCGCCGCGCTCATTACGTTTTTCGCGGTGCGCGTCAGTGACCGCCCGGCGGATGAAGCTCACCCCTACGGTCACGGCAAGGTCGAGAACTTGAGCGCGCTCGCGGAAACTTTTCTCTTGTTCATCACGTGCATCTGGATCATTTACGAAGGCATCCAGCGGATCTTTTTCGAGAACGTCGCGGTGGATCCCAGCGTCTGGGCTTTTGTAACGATGGGCGTTTCGATTGTCATTGATTATTCGCGCTCGCGCGTGTTGTATCGCGCCGCGAAAAAATATCAGAGCCAGGCGCTCGAAGCGGACGCGTTGCACTTTAGCACAGACATCTGGAGTTCGTCCGTCGTCATCGTCGGTTTGGCGTTGGTCAAACTAGGCGAACTGATCGGGCGCGGCGACCTCTTGGCGCGCGCAGACGCGGTTGCCGCGCTCGTCGTCGCGGCGATTGTGATTTACGTGAGCATCGCACTGGGCAAGCGCGCGGTGGATGCGTTGATTGATCGCGCACCGCACGGTCTGGCGCAAAAAATCGTGGATGCGGTCGCGCGCGTGGAAGGCGTTTATCATGTTCTCCAAACGCGCGTGCGCGGATCCGGCAATCACATTTTTGTGGATTTGCGCGTGGCGGTACCGCGTTACCTGTCCTTCGAGGAAAGTCACACGGTCACACGCGCAGTGCAAGACGCGGTCCGCGCGGTCGAAGCCAAAGCCGATGTCGTCGTGCATACCGTGCCGGTCGCCGAACACGAAGGCGTCATCGAACGGGTCCAGACGGTCGCCGCGCGCGGACATTTCGCGGTGCATAACATCACGACGCATCTCACGTCGCGCGGAATGTGGATAGACCTCGATCTCGAAGTGGTACCGAACGCGACGTTCGAGCAGGCGCACGCGCGCGCGACCGAACTCGAAACCCAGTTGCGCGCGGAATTCGCGGATGTTCAACGCGCCTATGCGATTGGCGATATCAACGTCCATATCGAGCCGCGCGCTGAAGTGCTCCGCATGGGCAAGGAACTGAATGCGCGCCAATCCGCGCGCTATCTCGAACAGATCCAAACATTGTGGCGTGAGATTCCGCACGCGCGCGGATGCCAGGACATCCAGGTGCAACGCGTGGACGGTCATGTTTATCTCGCGTTACATTTGTTGATTGACGCCCACTTGACGATTGCCGAGGTGCATGCGGTTGCCGAAGAGATGGAGAATCGTCTGCGCCGCGAATTTCCGGAA
- a CDS encoding universal stress protein: MFKRILVALDGSAHSYKALVVAQDLARQSVAQLVVVHAFGPVPHQLGAPELDRFESHAIAAGEAVIAEAKAKLADTKLDVVTELLEGRAADAILNVAQVRQCELIVVGSRGLGSFEGLLLGSVSDRVMHHARAPVLVVK; the protein is encoded by the coding sequence ATGTTCAAACGAATTTTGGTCGCGCTGGATGGTTCGGCGCACTCCTACAAGGCGTTGGTTGTCGCACAAGACCTGGCGCGCCAATCCGTCGCGCAACTCGTCGTCGTTCACGCGTTCGGTCCAGTCCCGCATCAATTGGGTGCGCCGGAATTGGATCGGTTCGAGTCGCACGCGATTGCCGCCGGCGAAGCGGTCATCGCCGAAGCCAAGGCGAAACTTGCCGATACGAAACTCGATGTGGTGACGGAATTACTCGAAGGTCGCGCGGCAGACGCGATTTTGAATGTCGCGCAAGTGCGACAATGCGAGTTGATCGTCGTCGGCTCGCGCGGGCTGGGTTCGTTCGAAGGTTTGTTGCTGGGCAGTGTGAGCGACCGGGTGATGCACCACGCGCGTGCGCCGGTGCTTGTCGTCAAATAA